The nucleotide window ATTTTGAACCGGCGGGGGAGGAGGCACTGGCAGAGGTGTTGCGCCGGCCGGAGGGGTATGAGGGAGTGATCCTGACGAGTCCGCGCGCGGCGTCGCGGCTGGTCGAGGCGCTTCAACAGCACGGCCTCGACGCGGCGATGTGGCTCAAAAAGACAGTGTGGACGGTCGGGCCGGCCACGGCCGCAACGGTTGCCGCCGCCGGGTTTGATCTGCGGGGAGAGGAGAGCGGGGAGGCAGGTCGATTGGCCGAGCGCATCGTAGCGCACCCCGCCACCCGGCCGTGGCTGTTTCTGTGCGGCGATCGCCGGCGCGACACCCTGCCCGAGGCACTCCACCAGGCACGGACGCCGTTTGAGGAGCTGATC belongs to Rhodothermales bacterium and includes:
- a CDS encoding uroporphyrinogen-III synthase, whose amino-acid sequence is MTKPPAPLVALLRTPDRPVDPYEAALEAAGFRPVSIPILDFEPAGEEALAEVLRRPEGYEGVILTSPRAASRLVEALQQHGLDAAMWLKKTVWTVGPATAATVAAAGFDLRGEESGEAGRLAERIVAHPATRPWLFLCGDRRRDTLPEALHQARTPFEELIVYQTRERAPDWSPCPSPDWVVFFSPLGVEAAMPASETEWKTAQTAAIGPTSAAALRSAGRPAAAVAESPTPAALVEAIVTPP